The Porites lutea chromosome 11, jaPorLute2.1, whole genome shotgun sequence genome includes a region encoding these proteins:
- the LOC140953160 gene encoding uncharacterized protein has translation MASFRDIRNLLVESFDDGDISEDEFLLLYDANTSKNPDFPYDCYGSFDLNEMDDSECLAEFRFHKNDVPVLLEALQLPQSFTCHQGTICDGIETLCITLRRFAYPCRYSDLIPRFGRPVPELSMISNLVMDTIYQEHNHRVTQWNNTLLSPPLLESYARAIASKGSPLPNCVGFIDGTVRPICRPEQNQRIVYNGHKRVHGIKYQSVVLPNGMIANMYGPVEGRRHDSGMLADSGLLRDLEQHAFSTTREPMALYGDPAYPLRVHLQVPYRGAGITPQMEVYNKAMSAVRMSVEWIFGDIVNYFKFLDFKKNLKISLSAVGKMYVVCAILRNALTCMYTNSTSEYFAQGPVSRKSR, from the exons ATGGCATCCTTTAGAGATATACGTAACCTTCTTGTCGAAAGTTTTGATGACGGTGATATTTCCGAGGACGAATTTCTCCTCCTTTACGATGCAAACACCTCGAAAAACCCAGATTTCCCTTATGACTGCTATGGATCGTTCGACTTAAATGAGATGGACGACAGCGAGTGTTTGGCTGAGTTTCGTTTTCATAAGAATGATGTTCCCGTCCTTTTAGAAGCCTTGCAGCTCCCTCAGTCTTTCACGTGCCACCAAGGAACCATTTGTGACGGAATAGAAACGCTTTGCATAACACTGAGACGATTTGCTTACCCATGCAGATACAGCGATTTAATTCCACGATTTGGTCGCCCAGTTCCAGAGCTGAGTATGATATCCAACCTCGTGATGGATACAATTTATCAAGAGCACAATCACAGAGTAACTCAGTGGAATAATACGCTTCTAAGCCCTCCACTTCTTGAAAGCTATGCTCGTGCGATTGCCTCAAAGGGAAGTCCATTACCTAATTGCGTTGGTTTTATAGACGGAACAGTAAGGCCAATTTGTCGACCCGAACAAAACCAGAGGATCGTTTATAATGGACATAAGCGAGTACATGGTATCAAGTACCAGTCTGTTGTCTTACCTAATGGTATGATAGCCAACATGTACGGCCCAGTAG AGGGTAGACGGCACGATTCAGGTATGTTGGCTGATTCTGGTCTACTTCGCGATCTGGAGCAGCATGCCTTCTCCACAACAAGAGAACCAATGGCCCTATATGGTGACCCCGCCTATCCCCTACGTGTCCACCTCCAAGTCCCATACAGAGGTGCCGGAATAACACCACAAATGGAGGTGTACAACAAAGCCATGAGCGCCGTTCGTATGTCTGTAGAGTGGATTTTCGGGGATatcgttaattattttaaatttctcgattttaagaaaaatttaaaaatctccCTTAGTGCAGTCGGAAAAATGTACGTTGTGTGTGCCATTCTACGTAATGCCTTAACCTGTATGTACACCAACTCTACATCAGAGTACTTtgcccaggggcccgtttctcgaaagtcccgataa